Proteins encoded by one window of Cheilinus undulatus linkage group 13, ASM1832078v1, whole genome shotgun sequence:
- the c13h1orf35 gene encoding multiple myeloma tumor-associated protein 2 isoform X1 — MFGSSRSGGVRGGQDQFNWDDVKVDKHRENYLGNSLMAPVGRWQKGKDLTWYSKDKKGGAPLSRADELAAVKAAEHEALMAALGHKNIKRQPTGLSKEDLVDVCRREEADGEERNVDRVSGLGSSSAGSRKMVLSPKEKEAVKMGLPVFTHHKTEKTERSQETSTTKSQSTEKGDVEERHESKKKKKEKKSKKEKKKKEKKKKRQRRDSSSSESDDNRKRQRKDHHHHNPSYHSQSGARPHDSHSRGGAKAERQSTYPHHRQQRHDTDSSDGGSPVPRNPVSNKTAPAGATQSHRRRHDTDSDD; from the exons ATGTTTGGTTCCTCAAGATCTGGAGGGGTCCGAGGGGGCCAGGACCAGTTCAACTGGGATGACGTGAAAGTcgataaacacagagaaaattATCTCG GGAACTCTTTGATGGCCCCGGTAGGACGATGGCAAAAAGGCAAAGATCTAACATGGTattcaaaagacaaaaaaggtggTGCACCATTGTCACGGGCAGATGAACTTGCTGCTGTTAAGGCTGCAGAGCATGAAGCACTGATGGCTGCACT AGGGCACAAGAATATAAAGCGGCAACCAACTGGTTTGTCCAAGGAG GACCTTGTAGATGTTTGCAGGAGGGAAGAGGCCGATGGCGAGGAGAGAAATGTTGACCGAGTATCAGGCTTGGGAAGCTCCAG tGCAGGTTCAAGGAAAATGGTGCTCTCCCCAAAGGAAAAAGAAGCTGTTAAAATGGGCTTGCCTGTTTTCACA CACCACAAAACAGAGAAGACAGAGCGCTCTCAGGAAACCTCAACTACAAAATCTCAGAGCACAGAAAAGGGGGATGTGGAGGAACG ACATgagagcaaaaagaaaaagaaggaaaagaagagcaaaaaggagaaaaagaagaaggaaaaaaagaagaaaaggcaaAGAAGAGACTCATCTTCCTCTGAGTCAGATGACAACAGAAAGAG GCAGAGAAAGGACCACCATCATCATAATCCATCATACCATAGTCAGAGTGGAGCCAGACCCCATGACAGCCATTCAAGGGGGGGAGCAAAGGCCGAGCGACAGTCCACCTACCCCCATCACCGGCAGCAGAGGCATGACACAGACTCCTCTGACGGGGGGTCTCCTGTCCCCCGTAACCCTGTCAGCAACAAGACGGCCCCTGCTGGTGCCACACAAAGCCACAGGCGGCGCCACGACACAGACTCGGACGACTGA
- the guk1a gene encoding guanylate kinase translates to MFMRYFARAFSAMAGPRPVVLSGPSGAGKSTLLKKLMKEYDSVFGFSVSHTTRNPRPGEVNGKDYHFVTREVMQAGIDNGDFIEHAEFSGNMYGTSKAAVQDVQAKNLICILDIDMQGVKNIKRTDLNPIYISIQPPSMEVLEKRLRDRKTESEESLQRRLDIARVDMEISKEQGLFDSVIINDNLEEALGQLKKALLEEINKVKQTSMSS, encoded by the exons ATGTTCATGAGATATTTTGCCAGGGCATTTTCAG CTATGGCTGGACCCAGGCCTGTGGTGCTAAGCGGCCCGTCCGGGGCGGGGAAGAGCACGCTACTGAAGAAGCTCATGAAGGAATACGACAGCGTGTTTGGCTTCAGTGTGTCCC ACACAACAAGAAATCCTCGTCCTGGAGAAGTAAATGGCAAAG ATTATCATTTTGTTACACGAGAGGTGATGCAGGCAGGGATCGACAATGGAGACTTCATTGAACACGCAGAGTTTTCAGGGAACATGTACGGGACGAGTAAAGCGGCCGTGCAGGACGTCCAGGCCAAGAACCTCATCTGTATACTTGACATTGACATGCAGGGTGTGAAGAACATTAAAAGGACAGACCTCAATCCCATCTACATCTCCATCCAGCCTCCATCCATGGAGGTCCTG GAAAAACGTTTAAGAGACAGAAAAACTGAGTCAGAGGAGAGCCTCCAGAGGCGTTTAGATATAGCCAGAGTGGACATGGAAATTA GTAAAGAGCAAGGATTATTTGATTCAGTGATTATCAATGATAACTTGGAGGAAGCTCTTGGGCAGTTAAAAAAAGCTCTTCTTGAG GAAATCAATAAGGTCAAGCAAACCAGCATGTCTTCGTAG
- the c13h1orf35 gene encoding multiple myeloma tumor-associated protein 2 isoform X2 codes for MAPVGRWQKGKDLTWYSKDKKGGAPLSRADELAAVKAAEHEALMAALGHKNIKRQPTGLSKEDLVDVCRREEADGEERNVDRVSGLGSSSAGSRKMVLSPKEKEAVKMGLPVFTHHKTEKTERSQETSTTKSQSTEKGDVEERHESKKKKKEKKSKKEKKKKEKKKKRQRRDSSSSESDDNRKRQRKDHHHHNPSYHSQSGARPHDSHSRGGAKAERQSTYPHHRQQRHDTDSSDGGSPVPRNPVSNKTAPAGATQSHRRRHDTDSDD; via the exons ATGGCCCCGGTAGGACGATGGCAAAAAGGCAAAGATCTAACATGGTattcaaaagacaaaaaaggtggTGCACCATTGTCACGGGCAGATGAACTTGCTGCTGTTAAGGCTGCAGAGCATGAAGCACTGATGGCTGCACT AGGGCACAAGAATATAAAGCGGCAACCAACTGGTTTGTCCAAGGAG GACCTTGTAGATGTTTGCAGGAGGGAAGAGGCCGATGGCGAGGAGAGAAATGTTGACCGAGTATCAGGCTTGGGAAGCTCCAG tGCAGGTTCAAGGAAAATGGTGCTCTCCCCAAAGGAAAAAGAAGCTGTTAAAATGGGCTTGCCTGTTTTCACA CACCACAAAACAGAGAAGACAGAGCGCTCTCAGGAAACCTCAACTACAAAATCTCAGAGCACAGAAAAGGGGGATGTGGAGGAACG ACATgagagcaaaaagaaaaagaaggaaaagaagagcaaaaaggagaaaaagaagaaggaaaaaaagaagaaaaggcaaAGAAGAGACTCATCTTCCTCTGAGTCAGATGACAACAGAAAGAG GCAGAGAAAGGACCACCATCATCATAATCCATCATACCATAGTCAGAGTGGAGCCAGACCCCATGACAGCCATTCAAGGGGGGGAGCAAAGGCCGAGCGACAGTCCACCTACCCCCATCACCGGCAGCAGAGGCATGACACAGACTCCTCTGACGGGGGGTCTCCTGTCCCCCGTAACCCTGTCAGCAACAAGACGGCCCCTGCTGGTGCCACACAAAGCCACAGGCGGCGCCACGACACAGACTCGGACGACTGA
- the arf1 gene encoding ADP-ribosylation factor 1, with amino-acid sequence MGSLLSMFFNIKKDMRILMVGLDAAGKTTILYKLKLGEIVTTIPTIGFNVETVEYKNISFTVWDVGGQDKIRPLWRHYFQNTQGLIFVVDSNDRERIAEAREELMRMLAEDELRDALLLVFANKQDLPNAMNPAELTDKMGLHTLKQRKWYIQATCATSGDGLYEGLDWLSHQLRQK; translated from the exons ATGGGGAGCCTTTTATCTATGTTCTTCAATATTAAGAAGGACATGAGGATCCTCATGGtgggcttggatgcagctggaAAGACGACAATATTGTACAAGCTTAAACTGGGAGAGATTGTGACCACAATTCCCACAATTG GTTTTAATGTCGAGACAGTAGAGTACAAGAACATCAGCTTCACAGTATGGGATGTTGGTGGGCAAGACAAAATTCGACCACTTTGGCGACATTACTTCCAGAACACACAAG GTCTCATCTTTGTTGTGGACAGCAATGACCGAGAGCGAATCGCAGAGGCTCGTGAAGAGCTTATGAGAATGTTGGCAGAGGATGAGCTACGTGATGCCCTTCTTTTAGTATTTGCCAACAAACAG GACCTCCCAAATGCCATGAATCCTGCTGAACTCACAGACAAGATGGGACTTCACActctaaaacaaagaaaatggtACATCCAGGCAACTTGTGCCACTTCTGGGGATGGTCTCTACGAAGGACTAGATTGGTTGTCCCATCAGCtaagacaaaaataa